From a region of the Latilactobacillus sakei genome:
- a CDS encoding RNA-binding protein: MADSEAVYQHFRKSEAPFVAQVLDWIEQATTEYRAILTDFLDPRQAYILQTLIGEKGELKYHFNGGYNAAERQRALIAPTYFEPEEADFEIQLFEIRYPIKFAQLSHGKILGTLVNAGIDRNVFGDIMTDGQRWQFFVTTKMADYVVSQITKIGKVTVHLEEQAYTELIIPKEAWQFEQLLVSSFRLDTIIAAVYNMSRQRAKELVQGNKVKLNWQAFDKPDFELDLLDIISVRGYGRIQLKSIDGQTRKEKYRVTLGILRK, translated from the coding sequence ATGGCGGATAGCGAAGCAGTTTATCAGCACTTTAGAAAAAGTGAAGCGCCATTTGTTGCACAAGTTCTCGATTGGATTGAACAAGCAACAACTGAATACCGCGCAATACTAACAGATTTTTTAGACCCTAGACAGGCTTATATCTTACAAACCTTAATTGGTGAAAAGGGTGAGCTTAAATACCATTTTAATGGTGGCTATAATGCCGCTGAACGACAACGTGCGTTGATTGCACCAACTTATTTTGAACCTGAGGAAGCCGATTTTGAAATCCAACTCTTTGAAATTCGTTATCCAATTAAATTTGCACAGCTTTCACATGGTAAAATTTTAGGGACATTAGTCAACGCTGGTATTGATCGGAACGTGTTTGGCGATATCATGACGGACGGTCAACGGTGGCAATTTTTCGTCACAACTAAGATGGCTGATTATGTAGTCAGTCAGATTACGAAAATCGGTAAAGTTACTGTTCATCTTGAAGAACAGGCTTATACCGAGTTGATTATCCCCAAGGAAGCTTGGCAATTTGAACAGCTACTAGTCAGTTCATTTCGATTAGATACAATCATCGCAGCCGTGTACAATATGTCACGGCAACGTGCCAAAGAGCTGGTTCAAGGCAATAAAGTGAAGTTAAATTGGCAAGCCTTTGACAAGCCTGATTTTGAATTAGACTTATTAGACATCATTTCTGTGCGCGGCTATGGTCGAATCCAGCTCAAATCAATTGATGGTCAAACACGTAAAGAAAAGTACCGTGTGACACTAGGTATTCTGAGAAAATAA
- a CDS encoding isoleucine--tRNA ligase yields the protein MRIKETLNLGKTAFPMRAGLPNREIDWQKGWADNNLYQQRQKLNEGKPSFVLHDGPPFANGNIHMGHALNKTSKDIIVRYKSMNGFRAPFVPGWDTHGLPIEQALAKKGIKRKEMSLVDYRKLCYDYAMEQVNKQREDFKRLGISADWDHPYITLTADFEAEEIRVFGEMAKKGYIYKGKKPVYWSPSSESTLAEAEIEYKDIKSPSMYVAFNVVDGKDLLDADTKFIIWTTTPWTIPANLGIAVNPAFDYVQVLADGQKYVVAAERLNKMTDLLGWESVEILKTFKGVDMELMTARHPLYDRESLVILGNHVTLETGTGLVHTAPGHGEDDYNAGTKYKLPVLSVVDSKGIMTEDAPGFEGVYYDKANPMVTEALEKNGSLLKLDFFTHSYPHDWRTKKPVIFRATAQWFASIDAFRDQILAQIEKVEFMPEWGKTRLYNMIRDRGDWVISRQRAWGVPLPIFYAEDGTEIITPETIERVAQLFAEHGSNVWFEWDAKDLLPAGFTHPGSPNGEFTKEKDIMDVWFDSGSSHQAVLAARDELTYPADLILEGSDQYRGWFNSSLITSVAVGEVSPYKAVISQGFVLDGNGRKMSKSLGNTILPEKIIKQMGADIVRLWVASVDASSDVKVTMENFQQVSEAYRKIRNTMRFMIANTTDFDPAKDTVDYAELGSVDKFMLVRLNAIIASCKAAYDAYDFATVYKTINMFLTNELSAFYLDFAKDVVYIDGQNDAPRRNMQTVFYAVTVALTKLLTPILPHTAEEIWSYLHEPEEFVQLAEMPEVTHFAGEEDLVETWNAFMGIRDDVLKALETARMDKVIGKSLEAAVTLYPNETNAALLASLDADVKQLLIVSQLTIADQASEVPAEATQFDGIAVSVAHAEGDVCDRCRMVKTDVGSDDKFPMLCARCAAIVTANYPEAVAEGLEK from the coding sequence ATGCGTATCAAAGAAACATTAAACTTGGGTAAGACAGCTTTCCCAATGCGAGCAGGTTTGCCTAATCGTGAAATCGATTGGCAAAAGGGTTGGGCCGATAACAACCTTTATCAACAACGGCAAAAATTAAATGAAGGCAAACCATCATTCGTGCTTCATGATGGCCCGCCATTTGCAAACGGCAATATCCACATGGGTCATGCCTTAAATAAAACCAGTAAAGATATCATCGTTCGTTACAAATCAATGAACGGGTTCCGGGCACCTTTTGTCCCTGGTTGGGATACACATGGTTTGCCAATCGAACAAGCCTTGGCTAAAAAGGGTATCAAGCGGAAGGAAATGAGCCTTGTTGACTACCGTAAACTTTGTTACGACTATGCCATGGAACAAGTCAACAAACAACGCGAAGACTTTAAACGCCTGGGAATTTCTGCTGATTGGGATCACCCATACATTACGTTAACAGCTGATTTCGAAGCTGAAGAAATTCGGGTCTTCGGTGAAATGGCTAAAAAAGGTTATATCTATAAAGGTAAGAAGCCAGTTTACTGGTCACCTTCATCAGAATCAACCTTAGCGGAAGCTGAAATTGAATACAAAGACATCAAGTCACCATCAATGTATGTTGCGTTTAACGTGGTTGATGGTAAAGATTTATTAGATGCTGACACAAAATTCATCATCTGGACAACAACGCCATGGACAATTCCTGCTAACTTAGGGATTGCGGTTAACCCAGCTTTCGATTATGTTCAAGTATTAGCTGACGGTCAAAAATACGTGGTTGCTGCAGAACGTTTGAACAAGATGACCGATCTTCTTGGTTGGGAATCAGTTGAAATCTTGAAGACGTTCAAGGGTGTTGACATGGAATTAATGACAGCCCGCCACCCATTATATGACCGTGAATCATTGGTAATTCTAGGGAACCACGTCACATTAGAAACTGGGACTGGTTTGGTGCATACGGCACCAGGTCACGGTGAAGATGATTATAACGCTGGGACTAAATACAAGTTACCAGTGCTGTCAGTCGTTGATAGCAAAGGGATTATGACTGAAGATGCCCCTGGTTTTGAAGGTGTTTATTACGATAAAGCCAACCCAATGGTGACAGAAGCGCTTGAAAAGAACGGCTCATTATTGAAACTTGACTTCTTCACGCATAGTTACCCACATGACTGGCGGACAAAGAAACCCGTTATCTTCCGGGCAACAGCCCAATGGTTCGCCTCAATCGATGCGTTCCGCGATCAAATCTTGGCACAAATCGAAAAAGTTGAATTCATGCCAGAATGGGGTAAGACCCGTCTTTACAACATGATCCGCGATCGTGGCGATTGGGTTATCTCTCGTCAACGGGCATGGGGTGTGCCATTACCAATCTTCTACGCTGAAGACGGGACAGAAATCATCACACCAGAAACAATCGAACGTGTGGCGCAACTCTTTGCAGAACACGGTTCAAACGTTTGGTTTGAATGGGATGCTAAAGACTTATTACCAGCTGGCTTTACCCATCCTGGTAGCCCAAATGGTGAATTTACAAAAGAAAAAGATATCATGGATGTTTGGTTTGATTCAGGTTCATCACATCAAGCTGTTTTAGCGGCTCGTGATGAATTAACTTATCCAGCAGACTTAATCTTAGAAGGTTCAGATCAATATCGTGGTTGGTTTAACTCAAGTTTAATCACAAGTGTGGCGGTTGGCGAAGTGAGCCCTTATAAAGCTGTTATCTCACAAGGCTTCGTCTTAGACGGTAATGGTCGTAAGATGAGTAAATCACTTGGTAATACGATCTTACCTGAAAAGATCATCAAACAAATGGGTGCAGATATTGTCCGTCTCTGGGTCGCCTCAGTTGATGCTAGCTCAGATGTGAAAGTGACAATGGAAAACTTCCAACAAGTCAGTGAAGCTTATCGTAAGATTCGGAACACAATGCGTTTCATGATTGCTAACACAACTGACTTCGACCCGGCTAAAGATACAGTTGATTACGCAGAATTAGGTTCAGTTGATAAGTTCATGTTGGTGCGCTTAAACGCAATCATCGCCAGCTGTAAAGCGGCGTATGATGCTTATGACTTTGCCACAGTTTATAAGACAATCAACATGTTCTTGACGAATGAATTATCAGCCTTCTACTTAGATTTCGCTAAAGACGTTGTTTATATTGATGGTCAAAATGATGCGCCTCGTCGTAACATGCAAACTGTTTTCTATGCCGTAACAGTTGCCTTGACGAAGTTATTGACACCAATCTTGCCACATACAGCTGAAGAAATCTGGAGCTACTTACACGAACCAGAAGAATTCGTTCAATTAGCTGAAATGCCAGAAGTAACCCATTTTGCTGGTGAAGAAGACTTAGTTGAAACTTGGAATGCCTTCATGGGTATCCGGGATGATGTCTTAAAAGCCCTTGAAACAGCCCGGATGGACAAGGTCATCGGTAAGTCATTAGAAGCGGCTGTCACACTTTATCCAAACGAAACCAATGCTGCTTTATTAGCTTCATTGGATGCTGATGTGAAACAATTATTGATTGTCTCACAATTAACAATTGCAGATCAAGCCTCAGAAGTGCCAGCTGAAGCCACCCAATTTGACGGCATTGCGGTTAGTGTGGCGCATGCTGAGGGTGATGTTTGTGATCGTTGTCGGATGGTTAAGACCGACGTCGGTTCAGACGACAAGTTCCCAATGCTTTGTGCGCGTTGTGCTGCGATTGTGACAGCCAACTACCCAGAAGCAGTTGCTGAAGGTTTAGAAAAATAA
- a CDS encoding gluconate:proton symporter, with the protein MATIIPILLLISFAGFIVYILKGGNLMVGFFVMAILWAIIGQIPFDKAVQKIFAEPALNYGSTIIYIAFGSWFGRVLVESGIAPAISETTNKVGKKRPLIAAILIVLVTAFIFVSAYGVGSVIAIGVILLPIMLSLGIPRDIALTAFVLSIGAPMYINVVLFNQIKAFFPTAVYGGKYLVFGWIAMAVQLIAVIIFLTINRHKFNQQNIQENLDIVGESRIDSPAIKIPKIAFIVPIIPVVMNMLFKWDAIPALILATLIAIGITGNMKGYKKFIRFTNSTIQQSISDIAGLIMFLMALVMFAGAAQLNAVRFQTIFSIILPHNHLILALALGVLAPLALFRGPLHVWGAGAATAAVLSGTGLFNDAFLLPLLYVPTLLAVSTDLTQSWNVWGLDYMKVQSKDLLKHGVPIMWCVSIINEILVYYFFG; encoded by the coding sequence ATGGCTACTATAATACCAATTTTACTATTAATTAGTTTTGCTGGATTTATTGTCTATATACTAAAAGGTGGCAATCTAATGGTTGGTTTTTTCGTAATGGCAATTCTGTGGGCAATCATTGGGCAAATTCCGTTTGATAAGGCTGTTCAAAAGATATTTGCAGAACCTGCACTTAATTATGGTTCTACAATTATCTATATCGCATTTGGCTCTTGGTTTGGTCGAGTGCTAGTCGAGAGTGGCATTGCACCTGCTATTTCAGAAACAACTAATAAGGTTGGAAAAAAGCGGCCGTTAATTGCTGCAATCTTAATTGTATTAGTTACGGCTTTTATATTCGTTAGTGCCTATGGTGTCGGTTCGGTAATTGCAATTGGAGTTATTTTACTACCAATTATGTTATCTTTAGGAATTCCTAGAGATATTGCATTAACTGCATTTGTACTATCGATTGGTGCTCCAATGTACATCAATGTTGTTTTGTTTAACCAAATTAAAGCTTTTTTCCCAACCGCAGTCTATGGTGGAAAATATTTAGTGTTTGGTTGGATAGCGATGGCCGTTCAATTAATTGCTGTTATCATTTTTTTGACAATCAATCGGCATAAATTCAATCAACAAAACATTCAGGAAAATCTCGACATAGTGGGTGAATCTAGGATTGATTCACCAGCAATCAAGATACCTAAAATTGCATTTATCGTACCGATTATTCCGGTTGTTATGAATATGCTCTTTAAATGGGATGCAATTCCAGCACTAATCTTGGCAACATTGATTGCAATTGGGATTACCGGTAATATGAAGGGGTATAAAAAATTCATACGTTTTACAAATAGTACGATTCAACAGTCTATTTCCGATATCGCTGGCTTAATTATGTTTTTAATGGCACTGGTAATGTTTGCGGGTGCTGCGCAACTTAACGCAGTTAGATTCCAAACTATTTTTAGTATTATTTTGCCACATAACCATTTGATTTTAGCGTTAGCCTTAGGAGTATTAGCACCATTAGCGTTATTTAGAGGCCCATTACATGTTTGGGGGGCCGGTGCGGCTACCGCAGCCGTTCTTTCAGGAACTGGACTGTTTAATGACGCATTTTTATTACCTTTACTATATGTACCAACGCTACTAGCAGTATCAACCGATCTGACCCAATCATGGAATGTTTGGGGTTTGGATTATATGAAAGTTCAATCAAAAGATTTACTGAAGCATGGTGTGCCCATAATGTGGTGCGTTTCCATTATTAATGAAATTTTAGTTTATTATTTCTTTGGTTAA
- the hxlB gene encoding 6-phospho-3-hexuloisomerase, giving the protein MSLLNEIMSEINTVIGQVSDAELDQAEGLITKDKRIFILGAGRSGLMAKGFAMRLMHIGYTVFVIGETITPSIADGDVLVSVSGSGSTKSVLEPTVNAKKIGVKVIGVTSNKDSQLAKVADQAIIVPGATKNDDSVKSIQLLSTLFDQSVHITLDALVLKISLRDNISNEQAKTTHSNLE; this is encoded by the coding sequence ATGAGTTTACTAAATGAAATTATGAGTGAAATTAACACTGTTATTGGACAGGTTAGCGATGCAGAATTAGACCAAGCAGAAGGACTAATTACTAAAGATAAAAGAATTTTTATTTTAGGTGCTGGCCGGTCAGGATTAATGGCTAAAGGTTTCGCAATGCGATTAATGCATATCGGCTATACAGTTTTTGTAATTGGTGAAACAATTACACCCTCGATTGCTGACGGGGATGTCTTAGTATCTGTATCAGGATCTGGATCAACTAAGAGTGTCTTAGAACCAACCGTGAATGCCAAAAAAATTGGTGTAAAAGTAATTGGCGTAACCAGTAACAAAGATTCTCAATTAGCAAAGGTTGCCGATCAAGCAATTATTGTACCTGGTGCGACTAAAAATGATGATAGCGTTAAATCAATTCAATTATTGAGTACGTTATTTGATCAGAGTGTGCACATCACATTAGATGCATTAGTTTTAAAAATCAGTTTAAGAGATAATATCTCAAACGAACAAGCTAAGACAACCCATTCTAATTTAGAATAA
- a CDS encoding sugar phosphate isomerase has protein sequence MTVILNTWIFENDIKKGIKQSDLINRVAKLKVDGIEVRREYFTSFTEELPIIASKAQESGLIVNYSVPDQIFLENGDLNPELMTYFDEGLLMGIDKIKFNLGSFNKFNGDLAEVFSAFPLEQITMNIENDQTKLSGSADALIKFLSCAKENNVRVGFVYDLGNWAFTKQDPIASADLLAPYTDYIHLKNTLADSTDNLKTSSDLEQGMYDWRRVLDHLPQDAPCAIEYPMENDALVESQILLLKKKLGE, from the coding sequence ATGACAGTTATTTTAAATACTTGGATATTTGAAAATGATATAAAAAAAGGTATTAAGCAAAGTGATCTTATTAATAGAGTCGCTAAGTTGAAGGTTGACGGTATCGAAGTTAGAAGAGAATATTTTACTAGTTTTACTGAAGAGCTACCAATTATCGCCAGTAAAGCGCAAGAGTCCGGTCTGATTGTTAATTATAGTGTGCCAGACCAGATTTTTCTCGAGAATGGTGATTTAAATCCGGAATTAATGACCTATTTTGATGAAGGGTTACTAATGGGAATTGATAAGATTAAGTTTAACCTTGGCAGTTTTAATAAATTTAATGGTGATTTGGCCGAGGTATTCAGCGCATTTCCATTAGAACAAATAACCATGAATATTGAGAATGATCAAACAAAATTGAGCGGTTCAGCTGATGCATTGATTAAATTTTTAAGTTGTGCTAAAGAAAATAATGTTCGAGTTGGTTTTGTTTATGATCTTGGTAATTGGGCTTTTACTAAGCAAGATCCAATTGCAAGTGCAGATTTATTAGCGCCTTATACAGACTACATTCATTTGAAGAATACATTAGCTGATAGTACAGATAATCTAAAGACATCGTCAGATTTAGAACAGGGTATGTATGATTGGCGGCGAGTACTAGATCATTTACCACAAGATGCACCGTGTGCGATTGAATATCCAATGGAAAATGATGCACTAGTTGAGTCGCAAATTTTGTTACTGAAAAAGAAACTAGGAGAATGA
- a CDS encoding 3-hexulose-6-phosphate synthase, with amino-acid sequence MKLQVAIDRVTLEDAYQSIQQLDGIVDIIEIGTSLIKEYGLFALSDFKSKVVHSELLFDLKAIDEGVYEFEKGYAANADSLTVMGSASIDTLKQTYNLAMSAKKMILIDLLETNNDKINQLKQFDEAIFNLHYSYDNKNQNFDAVKAVSEFHTNFPEIKNIAVAGGINLDQAEKLNKQAIVDRIIVGGSIMNSRNSIEAATKFMEVIK; translated from the coding sequence ATGAAATTACAAGTTGCAATTGATAGAGTAACACTAGAGGATGCTTATCAAAGTATTCAACAGCTTGATGGTATTGTGGATATTATTGAAATCGGGACATCTTTAATTAAGGAATACGGACTATTTGCTTTAAGCGATTTTAAATCGAAGGTTGTCCATTCAGAGCTATTATTTGACTTAAAGGCAATTGATGAAGGCGTTTATGAATTTGAAAAAGGGTACGCAGCTAATGCGGATAGTTTAACTGTGATGGGAAGTGCCTCAATCGATACCCTTAAACAAACATATAACCTGGCAATGAGTGCTAAAAAAATGATCCTAATTGACTTATTAGAAACCAATAATGATAAAATCAACCAATTAAAACAGTTTGATGAAGCTATTTTTAATTTACATTATTCCTATGATAATAAGAATCAGAATTTTGATGCGGTCAAAGCAGTCTCAGAATTTCATACTAATTTCCCAGAAATTAAGAATATTGCTGTCGCTGGGGGAATTAATTTAGATCAGGCAGAAAAGCTAAATAAGCAAGCTATTGTTGATCGAATTATAGTTGGTGGTAGTATTATGAATAGTCGTAATTCAATCGAAGCGGCGACCAAGTTTATGGAGGTAATAAAATGA
- a CDS encoding 2-dehydro-3-deoxygluconokinase produces MSEVITIGEPLVCFASKDIDQSLAAATNFQKILGGAELNVAIGVKRLGHTVDYITQVGSDPFGDFVKATIAEHGVGTRYISEDADYWTGHQIKQLVSKGDPATFNYRKGSAAAHLNSEVINNIDLTDVKIAHMSGIFPAISATAEQTFRNLLEKLVREDKFITFDPNLRPSLWDNEEVMRTTINELAAYADVVLPGVEEGKILMGSDDPEEIADFYLKGNRTKTVIVKVGAEGAFIKNKDGSTNLIKGFKVDKVVDTVGAGDGFALGVITAILDGKSIESAVLRGNAVGALQVQTPGDNDGYPTVEQLSAFYQMKGVQEK; encoded by the coding sequence ATGAGCGAAGTTATTACAATTGGAGAACCATTAGTTTGTTTTGCCTCAAAAGATATTGATCAGAGTCTTGCAGCAGCAACCAATTTTCAAAAGATATTAGGTGGGGCCGAATTAAATGTTGCAATCGGTGTTAAACGTTTAGGGCATACAGTCGACTATATTACGCAAGTTGGCTCGGATCCATTTGGAGACTTCGTTAAAGCAACAATTGCTGAACATGGCGTGGGAACTCGATACATTAGTGAAGATGCAGATTATTGGACGGGACATCAAATAAAGCAACTTGTATCTAAAGGTGATCCAGCGACATTTAATTATCGAAAAGGCTCAGCAGCTGCCCATCTTAATAGTGAAGTTATAAATAATATTGATTTAACAGACGTTAAGATTGCCCATATGTCAGGAATATTTCCAGCTATTTCAGCAACTGCGGAACAAACATTCAGAAATTTATTAGAAAAATTAGTTCGAGAAGATAAATTTATTACCTTTGATCCTAACTTACGACCTTCATTATGGGATAATGAAGAGGTGATGCGCACAACAATTAATGAATTGGCAGCTTACGCGGATGTTGTCTTACCCGGTGTTGAAGAAGGTAAGATTTTAATGGGCAGTGATGATCCAGAAGAAATTGCTGATTTTTATTTGAAGGGTAACAGAACTAAAACTGTGATTGTTAAAGTTGGTGCGGAGGGTGCTTTTATTAAAAATAAGGATGGTTCAACAAACTTAATTAAAGGTTTTAAAGTTGATAAAGTAGTTGATACTGTTGGTGCTGGTGATGGATTTGCGTTAGGAGTGATTACAGCAATTCTCGATGGAAAATCGATTGAATCGGCTGTCTTACGTGGGAATGCAGTTGGTGCCTTACAAGTTCAAACACCAGGAGATAATGACGGTTACCCAACTGTCGAACAACTAAGTGCTTTTTACCAAATGAAAGGTGTTCAAGAAAAATGA
- a CDS encoding arabinan synthesis protein — MVLTPLDIHNKEFGNKMRGYNPDQVNDFLDQVIKDYESVLNENDALKAELKSSDEKVTYFNELKDALNQSIIVAQEAADKVKENAKREAEIIQTETEKNSKSILNDATEKANHIIEDATERAKQIAIETDDLKKQTRVFRQRLQVMLESQLEVVKSPEWTDLLSKDDLAGHEALSAEIDLTDLDSKKHNLVDSETVVKPWDDITTDDFSDQTTHTIVFPDDQLPEVTEEETPEAPAVKADTLDDEIHSEEVHNDYSYNPIEEDDSEPLTDNNKN; from the coding sequence ATGGTTTTAACACCTTTAGATATTCATAACAAAGAGTTCGGTAATAAGATGCGGGGTTATAATCCTGATCAAGTTAATGACTTTTTAGATCAAGTGATTAAGGATTACGAATCAGTTTTAAATGAAAATGATGCTTTGAAAGCAGAATTAAAATCAAGTGACGAAAAAGTGACTTACTTTAACGAATTAAAAGATGCCTTGAACCAATCAATTATTGTGGCCCAAGAAGCAGCTGATAAAGTTAAAGAAAATGCTAAAAGAGAAGCAGAAATTATTCAAACTGAAACAGAAAAGAATTCTAAATCAATCTTGAATGATGCGACTGAAAAAGCCAACCATATTATTGAAGATGCAACGGAACGTGCTAAACAAATCGCTATTGAAACAGATGACTTGAAGAAACAAACACGCGTTTTCCGTCAAAGATTACAAGTGATGCTTGAATCACAATTAGAAGTTGTTAAGAGTCCTGAATGGACGGACCTATTATCTAAAGATGATTTAGCTGGTCATGAAGCATTATCTGCAGAAATTGACCTGACAGACCTTGACAGCAAGAAGCATAATCTAGTAGACTCAGAGACAGTAGTTAAACCATGGGACGATATTACAACAGATGACTTTTCTGACCAAACAACCCACACGATTGTTTTCCCTGATGATCAGTTGCCTGAAGTAACTGAAGAAGAAACACCTGAAGCACCAGCAGTTAAAGCTGATACTTTAGACGATGAAATTCATTCAGAAGAAGTTCATAATGACTATAGCTATAATCCGATTGAAGAAGACGATAGCGAACCATTAACAGACAATAACAAGAATTAA
- a CDS encoding transcriptional regulator, giving the protein MVVKVNIKDVAAKANVSIATVSRFLNGKTERMSKETALRVQNAVQELGYVPNDAARQMITRKSKLIAVIVADIDDYFATEMFKGISSILDAKGYTAVLFDSNSNKERELELIKIVGEKLFDALIIQPITNKESEIKTALKREIPIVAVDRELSDATVSTVRTNNFDISKKVTNYYMRQGYEKVVIVTGEIVGISTREERYAGIKSVCDNSMLVEVSEKDLKLNDTYDTLKNILISSNERTVIFSLKERWLLHLIPRLMADGFMNSYGVAITGFSDTDVIKAINPLVSLINQNPYLQGASAAELLFDELSTGKTDRPQKIIISGKFK; this is encoded by the coding sequence ATGGTTGTTAAAGTAAATATTAAAGACGTTGCAGCTAAAGCAAATGTATCAATCGCAACTGTATCACGATTTTTAAACGGTAAGACGGAACGGATGTCAAAAGAAACGGCTTTAAGAGTGCAGAACGCAGTTCAGGAATTAGGTTACGTTCCCAATGACGCGGCGCGACAAATGATTACTAGAAAAAGTAAATTAATCGCGGTTATTGTTGCCGATATCGATGATTATTTTGCAACCGAAATGTTCAAAGGAATAAGTTCGATTTTAGATGCGAAGGGTTATACAGCAGTTTTATTTGATTCTAATTCTAATAAAGAAAGAGAATTAGAGTTGATTAAAATTGTTGGAGAAAAGTTATTTGATGCATTAATTATTCAGCCGATAACGAATAAAGAGTCAGAGATAAAAACGGCATTAAAAAGAGAAATTCCCATTGTAGCTGTTGATCGTGAATTAAGTGATGCTACGGTTTCTACAGTTAGAACTAATAATTTTGATATTAGTAAAAAAGTTACTAATTACTATATGCGACAAGGATACGAAAAAGTTGTCATTGTAACTGGAGAAATAGTGGGGATATCAACACGTGAGGAACGGTATGCGGGTATAAAATCAGTTTGTGATAATAGTATGTTAGTAGAAGTTTCGGAAAAAGATCTTAAGTTAAATGATACTTATGATACTTTAAAAAATATCCTAATCAGTTCTAATGAACGAACCGTAATATTTTCGTTAAAAGAACGATGGTTATTACACCTGATTCCACGATTAATGGCTGATGGATTTATGAATAGTTACGGAGTAGCAATTACTGGATTTTCTGATACAGATGTTATAAAGGCAATAAATCCATTGGTATCTTTAATTAACCAGAATCCCTATCTTCAAGGTGCTAGTGCGGCTGAGCTTTTATTTGATGAGCTAAGTACAGGTAAGACTGATAGACCACAAAAAATAATAATATCGGGAAAATTTAAATAA
- a CDS encoding cell division protein SepF, with protein MAGKFSFSNFFGMTEDEDYSTDLQGTNTTDEVSPTSRPDNIISMTAAGNAKMNKIVLCEPRIYSDAKKVGKHLLENKAVIVNFTRIEGAQASRIIDFLTGTVFAINGEIQRVGEQIFLCTPPNYEIDGNLSDIIDQNDFDSEVN; from the coding sequence ATGGCTGGTAAATTTAGTTTCAGTAATTTTTTCGGCATGACAGAAGATGAAGATTATTCAACTGATCTGCAAGGAACCAATACAACTGATGAAGTCAGTCCAACATCACGTCCGGATAATATTATTTCAATGACCGCCGCAGGCAATGCTAAGATGAATAAAATCGTACTTTGCGAACCACGTATTTACTCCGATGCCAAAAAAGTCGGTAAGCATTTACTCGAAAATAAAGCTGTTATTGTCAATTTTACGAGAATTGAGGGTGCGCAAGCGTCACGCATAATTGATTTTCTGACCGGGACTGTTTTCGCAATTAATGGCGAAATTCAACGGGTCGGTGAACAAATCTTTTTATGTACGCCACCAAACTATGAAATTGACGGTAATTTATCGGATATTATCGATCAAAATGATTTTGATTCTGAGGTGAACTAA
- a CDS encoding YggT family protein, producing the protein MQATRIYVGIIFIYCLLTWIPGAMDSKLGQLLARLVEPFLGVFDRIIPAIGGIGFSAIIAGFVLYLVERGLGTIIQLLVTGYY; encoded by the coding sequence ATGCAAGCCACAAGGATTTATGTGGGGATCATCTTTATTTATTGTCTATTAACCTGGATTCCAGGTGCAATGGATTCTAAATTAGGTCAGTTACTTGCGAGATTGGTTGAACCATTCTTAGGGGTTTTTGATCGGATCATACCAGCAATTGGAGGAATTGGATTTTCCGCCATTATTGCTGGCTTTGTCTTGTATTTAGTCGAACGTGGCTTAGGAACTATTATTCAATTGTTAGTCACGGGGTATTATTAA